CGTCAATACGAATCCCAAGCTTAGCAGCCAGTTCAATCTCCTGGGCAGATCGCAATCGATAGTAGGGATCCTTCAACAAACGCTCCTGTAACGACTGCCGCTCTAAAGCTATGTTTAGGGTTTTCGCAATCGTTGTTAACCACCTATCCCATGCCATGTTAACCAGCCCATTTGACTCACCTACCCAATGTGATTGCCTACCCGATGTGATCTAGCAGTTGCCGACGTTTTTGCTCAAACTCGTAGTCTGAAATCAGCCCTTCCTGCCGTAATTGGTCAAGTTGTCGCAGGGCATCAGCGACTGCTCCTACTTTAGCAGGGTCAATTACCCCAGAAGTTGCCTGTGGTGGCTCCTCCTGACATTGAGTTGCATTGAAATTCCGATCGAATTCGGGGCCGTCTTGAGACAGGTACCAGACACCCTCGATCGCGGCAGCAATGCGGGCAATGGGTGTGCTAAATGACAGTAACACGTATAAGATGCCCCATCCTGGTTGCCCCAAATAAAACTTGTGTAGCCCTGAAATCGGCAAGACAACCCCAGCAAAGGCCAGCAGAGCAGCTATTTTTCGATCCTTGGGTCTAGTCAACATACCTGTGAGCGTCTACAAACGTGCTTAGTGATACGTCCTAATCTGGTGAATGATAACGAGTGGCAAGCGACTAATATCCCAATCTTACTGGATGGATGCAGAACTGGGTGGTTTAGGACGCTGGCGATCAAGATAGGGAGTGGGATCCTCAGCAATCCATCCCAGCCTAGAGTTGTAGCGTATTTCAAAGTGAAGATGGGACTCAATCGAACTTGGACTACCCGTCGCGCCTACGGTTCCGAGTTGGTCGCCGACTTGCACCTGTTGCCCCACCTGCACTGTGATTGTCGCTAGCTGAGCATAGCGGGTTTGAAGGCCACGATCGTGATTAACCACCACTAACTTGCCATAGGTGCCCTGCTGATCAGCAAACGCAACTGTGCCCGCTGCCACTGACAACACAGCCATATTCGGGGGCGCTAATAAATCCACACCACTGTGAAAGGCAACTTGTCCCAACGCGGGGTGTAATCGCCAACCATAACCGAGCACGATCGTTGCTGGCACAGGTAACGGATAGCCCTGAATCACAGTTTGGGCGGCAGTAGCTGGCAATCGAGGTGTCCCTTGGGGTGACCAGTTGACACCAGGTATAAACACCGTGGTTGGCTTTACTTGACAGCCATTGACTTCAAACAAGACATCGGCTCTAACGCCATAGATTGCGGCTAAATCTTTCCAGGTTTGGTTAGGCTGTGCTTGCACACGAATGCCGTTATAGGGCGGGATCAAAATTTCTGTGCCTGCAAGGCGAGTTCCGATCGGAACTGCTCCCTCCTGAACTTTCTGCAACACTGGATTCAGGCCAATCACTGTTGCAGGAATCAGGTTGTATCGTTGAGCAATTGCTGCCAATGT
The sequence above is drawn from the Cyanobacteriota bacterium genome and encodes:
- a CDS encoding NINE protein translates to MLTRPKDRKIAALLAFAGVVLPISGLHKFYLGQPGWGILYVLLSFSTPIARIAAAIEGVWYLSQDGPEFDRNFNATQCQEEPPQATSGVIDPAKVGAVADALRQLDQLRQEGLISDYEFEQKRRQLLDHIG
- a CDS encoding M23 family metallopeptidase yields the protein MNWFDAQRVTPAIAVVPSLSICLMAVYCGLPRLSAQVPPRTVTDVTSSVCPPPALEQLVRHRLRPGETLAAIAQRYNLIPATVIGLNPVLQKVQEGAVPIGTRLAGTEILIPPYNGIRVQAQPNQTWKDLAAIYGVRADVLFEVNGCQVKPTTVFIPGVNWSPQGTPRLPATAAQTVIQGYPLPVPATIVLGYGWRLHPALGQVAFHSGVDLLAPPNMAVLSVAAGTVAFADQQGTYGKLVVVNHDRGLQTRYAQLATITVQVGQQVQVGDQLGTVGATGSPSSIESHLHFEIRYNSRLGWIAEDPTPYLDRQRPKPPSSASIQ